From Alphaproteobacteria bacterium, a single genomic window includes:
- a CDS encoding metal-sensitive transcriptional regulator — MVEEERYCIDIVTQISAVRAALRRVEEEVLKDHVSHWVEHAIASGDKVDQRKKVAELMAVIGRTER, encoded by the coding sequence ATGGTGGAGGAGGAGCGTTACTGCATCGACATCGTCACGCAGATTTCAGCGGTCCGTGCCGCGCTGCGGCGGGTCGAGGAAGAAGTCCTGAAAGACCATGTCTCCCACTGGGTCGAACACGCCATCGCGAGTGGCGACAAAGTAGACCAGCGAAAGAAGGTCGCCGAATTGATGGCCGTCATTGGCCGGACGGAACGATGA